A region from the Ovis aries strain OAR_USU_Benz2616 breed Rambouillet chromosome 22, ARS-UI_Ramb_v3.0, whole genome shotgun sequence genome encodes:
- the CYP17 gene encoding steroid 17-alpha-hydroxylase/17,20 lyase, which produces MWVLLAVFLLTLAYLFWPKTKHSGAKYPRSLPSLPLVGSLPFLPRRGQQHENFFKLQEKYGPIYSFRLGSKTTVMIGHHQLAREVLLKKGKEFSGRPKVATLDILSDNQKGIAFADHGAHWQLHRKLVLNAFALFKDGNLKLEKIINQEANVLCDFLATQHGQSIDLSEPLSLAVTNIISFICFNFSFKNEDPALKAIQNVNDGILEVLSKEVLLDIFPALKIFPSKAMEKMKGCVETRNELLSEILEKCQENFTSDSITNLLHILMQAKVNADNNNTGPEQDSKLLSNRHMLATIADIFGAGVETTTSVIKWIVAYLLHHPSLKKRIQDSIDQNIGFNRTPTISDRNRLVLLEATIREVLRIRPVAPMLIPHKAIIDSSIGDLTIDKGTDVVVNLWALHHNEEWQQPDLFMPERFLDPTGTQLISPSLSYLPFGAGPRSCVGEMLARQELFLFMSRLLQRFNLEIPDDGKLPSLEGNPSLVLQIKPFKVKIEVRQAWKEAQAEGSTS; this is translated from the exons ATGTGGGTGCTCTTGGCTGTCTTTCTGCTCACCCTCGCCTATTTATTTTGGCCCAAGACCAAGCACTCTGGTGCCAAGTACCCCAGGAGCCTCCCATCCCTGCCCCTGGTGGGCAGCCTGCCGTTCCTCCCCAGACGTGGCCAGCAACACGAGAACTTCTTCAAGCTGCAGGAAAAATATGGCCCCATCTATTCCTTTCGTTTGGGTTCCAAGACTACTGTGATGATTGGACACCACCAGTTGGCCAGGGAGGTGCTTCTCAAGAAGGGCAAGGAATTCTCTGGGCGTCCCAAAGTG GCCACTCTAGACATCCTGTCAGACAACCAAAAGGGCATTGCCTTTGCCGACCATGGTGCCCACTGGCAGCTGCATCGGAAGCTGGTACTGAATGCCTTTGCCCTGTTCAAGGATGGCAACCTGAAGTTAGAGAAGATCA TTAATCAGGAAGCCAACGTGCTGTGTGATTTCCTGGCTACCCAGCATGGACAGTCCATAGATCTGTCCGAGCCTCTCTCTCTGGCGGTCACCAACATAATCAGCTTTATCTGCTTCAACTTCTCCTTCAAGAATGAGGATCCTGCCCTGAAGGCCATACAAAATGTCAATGATGGCATCCTGGAGGTTCTGAGCAAGGAAGTTCTGTTAGACATATTCCCTGCGCTGAAG ATTTTCCCCAGCAAAGCCATGGAAAAGATGAAGGGTTGTGTTGAAACGCGAAATGAATTGCTGAGTGAAATCCTTGAAAAATGTCAG GAGAACTTCACCAGCGACTCCATCACTAACTTGCTGCACATACTGATGCAAGCCAAGGTGAATGCAGACAATAACAACACTGGCCCAGAGCAGGATTCAAAGCTGCTTTCAAACAGACACATGCTCGCTACCATAGCGGACATCTTCGGGGCTGGTGTGGAGACCACCACCTCTGTGATAAAGTGGATCGTGGCCTACCTGCTACACCATCCTTCG TTGAAGAAGAGGATCCAGGATAGCATTGACCAGAATATAGGTTTCAATCGCACCCCAACCATCAGTGACCGGAACCGCCTTGTCCTGCTGGAGGCGACCATCCGAGAGGTGCTCCGAATCCGGCCTGTGGCCCCTATGCTGATCCCCCACAAGGCTATCATTGACTCCAG CATTGGCGACCTTACCATTGACAAGGGCACAGACGTTGTGGTCAACCTGTGGGCACTGCATCACAATGAGGAGTGGCAGCAGCCCGACCTGTTCATGCCCG AGCGCTTCTTGGACCCCACGGGGACACAACTCATCTCGCCATCGTTAAGCTACTTGCCCTTTGGAGCCGGACCCCGCTCCTGTGTAGGTGAGATGCTAGCCCGCCAGGAGCTCTTCCTCTTCATGTCCCGGCTGCTGCAGAGGTTCAACCTGGAGATCCCGGATGATGGGAAGCTACCCTCTCTGGAGGGCAATCCCAGTCTCGTCTTGCAGATCAAACCTTTCAAGGTGAAGATCGAGGTGCGCCAGGCCTGGAAGGAAGCCCAGGCTGAGGGTAGCACCTCATGA